The proteins below are encoded in one region of Engraulis encrasicolus isolate BLACKSEA-1 chromosome 1, IST_EnEncr_1.0, whole genome shotgun sequence:
- the LOC134449258 gene encoding amine sulfotransferase-like — translation MMEELEYTQLGESLVSFKGTVFISKYLHGGIPVGLNYVDNLKSFQIRDDDVFLVSFPKSGTTWMQYILYILYEDSHPESEDNAIHNIVPHLEYRSSDYKYRREASRLVATHLPQHMTPQGLQNNKGKVIYVMRNPKDVLVSFIHFSKVAKALDDVSNIDEYFEDFLLGKVFGGSWFDHVKGWFENKNKYNILFLSYEEMKMDLRSVVERVAEFVGKTLTDEDIDKVVDRATFKNMKNDPLANYERSDMDLVLDRNKGKMLRKGTIGDWKNTLTVAQSERFDQVYQERMKGIPLHFIWDIKDIQG, via the exons ATGATGGAGGAACTAGAGTATACACAATTGGGAGAATCGCTGGTTTCATTCAAAGGCACTGTGTTTATCTCTAAATACCTTCACGGTGGCATACCTGTGGGACTCAACTACGTGGACAATTTGAAGAGCTTTCAAATCAGAGACGATGATGTGTTTCTTGTCTCCTTTCCCAAGTCTG gcacCACCTGGATGCAGTACATACTCTACATCCTTTATGAGGACAGTCATCCTGAGTCGGAAGACAATGCAATACACAACATTGTGCCTCATCTTGAGTATAGAAGCTCAGACTATAAATACCGCAGGGAGGCCTCTCGGCTGGTCGCCACTCACCTGCCACAGCATATGACCCCACAAGGTCTCCAGAACAACAAAGGCAAA GTCATTTATGTTATGAGGAATCCCAAAGATGTTTTAGTGTCATTCATTCACTTCTCAAAAGTGGCAAAAGCATTGGACGATGTCTCAAACATAGATGAGTACTTCGAAGACTTCCTCCTTGGTAAAG TGTTTGGTGGAAGCTGGTTCGATCACGTGAAGGGCTGGTTTgagaacaaaaacaaatacaacatCCTCTTTCTCAGCTACGAGGAGATGAAAATG GACCTGAGATCCGTGGTGGAGAGGGTCGCTGAGTTTGTAGGGAAGACGCTAACCGATGAAGACATTGACAAGGTTGTGGACAGGGCCACTTTCAAGAACATGAAAAATGACCCTTTAGCCAACTATGAGCGATCTGATATGGACCTGGTGTTGGACAGGAATAAAGGGAAAATGCTGCGGAAGG GCACCATCGGAGACTGGAAGAACACCCTGACGGTGGCCCAGAGTGAACGCTTCGACCAGGTCTACCAGGAAAGGATGAAGGGCATTCCCCTACACTTCATCTGGGACATTAAGGACATACAGGGATGA